A single region of the Thioalkalivibrio nitratireducens DSM 14787 genome encodes:
- a CDS encoding nucleotidyltransferase domain-containing protein — translation MRLLLGENRSPRLVALLADVVETRRGTPYSCPMRNASTIDPHTRSALAAFEPLVRKRYGAHFAGMVLFGSRARGDHRPDSDADVAIFIDATDDPIREQMDIAEDAYQVFLDTGVLIQPWVFTGRPDAPCASPAEGLLNAVEEEGLLF, via the coding sequence TTGAGACTCCTGCTCGGCGAGAACCGCAGCCCACGGCTTGTCGCCCTGCTCGCCGACGTTGTGGAAACACGGCGCGGGACGCCCTATTCTTGCCCCATGCGCAACGCATCGACCATCGACCCGCACACACGCTCGGCGCTGGCAGCGTTCGAGCCCCTGGTGCGAAAGCGTTATGGCGCGCATTTTGCGGGCATGGTGCTCTTCGGTTCGCGAGCCCGAGGCGATCACCGGCCCGACAGTGACGCCGACGTGGCCATCTTCATCGATGCCACTGACGACCCGATACGGGAACAGATGGACATCGCCGAAGATGCCTATCAGGTCTTTCTCGATACTGGCGTTCTCATCCAACCGTGGGTGTTTACCGGCCGGCCGGACGCTCCGTGCGCGTCACCCGCTGAAGGGCTTCTCAACGCGGTCGAAGAGGAAGGCCTTCTGTTTTGA
- a CDS encoding rhomboid family protein yields the protein MRSSSSPQSLPWPELSDASVVALQALFSDFLVLFESHYLGQIHRYHDERSQENLTQLSFLSDDPIPHEDPDSPPF from the coding sequence ATGCGCTCATCCTCCTCTCCCCAATCGCTGCCCTGGCCCGAACTCAGCGACGCCTCCGTCGTCGCGTTGCAGGCCCTGTTCAGCGACTTCCTGGTCTTGTTCGAATCCCACTACCTCGGGCAGATCCATCGCTACCACGACGAACGCTCGCAGGAAAACCTGACCCAACTGAGTTTCCTGTCCGACGATCCCATCCCACACGAAGACCCGGACAGCCCGCCGTTCTGA